The following proteins come from a genomic window of Nocardioides albertanoniae:
- a CDS encoding ABC transporter ATP-binding protein codes for MTATTDPLTLWAEARSEQRSLRQLGRLVRSSTALVRSAAPRLYVTQLVLQVAAAGALAGQVFAVRSLLTGMLAEDTSMSRVAAPVAALVTATAVVAVSGSVQGQLRRLVGEAVSRSMWQRVLGVASRVDLRTFESPAFQDRLMRVQASALSRPYQVTQGLLAAMGALAACVVLGITLITISPWLLPLVAAAGIPMTLVSRSESRREFAFAVRSTPLVRLRGYFALLLSGRDEAKEVRAFNLGPWLRGRFDGLYEDYLVHLRRHALRLGLLGLLGQTTSALALGSALIAIVWMVDGGMLTVAAAGAGIVAVRFLSTQVQGLFGGLRSIFESGLFLDDLDIFLRHAQTPAGEEDGSTAPVTFSRIETSGLTFSYPGTTTPALAGVDITLRAGEVVALVGENGSGKTTLAKLLAGLYRPDEGRISWDGQDIADLSASSLRDRVTVLFQDFVRYALSASDNIRVGRITEPLDPARTAAAAEASGALGFLERLPDRMETPLSPIFEGGVDLSGGQWQRVALARALYRDAPLVILDEPSAALDPRAEHELFAALRSSLQGRTALFISHRFSTVRGADRIYVLDAGRVVEEGDHDALIARGGRYAELFHLQSEAYVTGQAPR; via the coding sequence GTGACCGCAACCACCGATCCGCTCACCTTGTGGGCAGAGGCGAGATCCGAGCAGAGGTCGCTGCGGCAGCTCGGCAGGCTGGTGCGCTCGAGCACTGCCCTGGTGCGCTCGGCCGCGCCGAGGCTGTACGTCACCCAGCTGGTCCTCCAGGTCGCCGCCGCCGGCGCGCTGGCCGGACAGGTGTTCGCGGTCAGATCGCTCCTGACCGGCATGCTCGCCGAGGACACCTCCATGAGCAGGGTCGCCGCACCTGTGGCCGCGCTGGTCACCGCCACCGCCGTGGTCGCCGTCTCCGGGTCCGTCCAGGGCCAGCTCCGGCGCCTGGTGGGCGAGGCGGTGAGCCGCTCGATGTGGCAGCGGGTGCTCGGGGTCGCGTCTCGCGTCGACCTGCGCACCTTCGAGTCGCCGGCCTTCCAGGACCGCCTGATGCGCGTGCAGGCCAGCGCGCTCTCTCGCCCCTACCAGGTCACCCAGGGGCTGCTCGCCGCCATGGGTGCACTGGCCGCCTGCGTCGTCCTCGGCATCACCCTGATCACGATCTCGCCCTGGCTGCTGCCTCTGGTCGCGGCCGCGGGGATCCCGATGACGCTGGTCAGCCGGAGCGAGTCGCGGCGGGAGTTCGCCTTCGCCGTACGCAGCACCCCGCTGGTACGCCTGCGCGGCTACTTCGCGCTGCTCCTCTCCGGTCGTGACGAGGCCAAGGAGGTGCGTGCGTTCAACCTGGGCCCGTGGCTGCGCGGACGCTTCGACGGGCTGTACGAGGACTACCTGGTCCACCTCCGCCGCCACGCGCTCCGGCTCGGGCTGCTCGGACTGCTCGGGCAGACCACCTCGGCGCTCGCGCTCGGCTCCGCCCTGATCGCGATCGTCTGGATGGTCGACGGTGGGATGCTCACGGTCGCGGCGGCGGGGGCCGGGATCGTCGCGGTGAGGTTCCTCTCCACCCAGGTGCAGGGCCTGTTCGGCGGGCTGCGCTCGATCTTCGAGTCGGGCCTCTTCCTCGACGACCTCGACATCTTTCTGCGCCACGCCCAGACCCCGGCGGGCGAGGAGGACGGCAGCACCGCGCCCGTCACCTTCTCCCGGATCGAGACCTCGGGTCTGACCTTCAGCTACCCCGGAACCACCACCCCGGCCCTGGCGGGTGTGGACATCACTCTCCGGGCCGGTGAGGTCGTCGCCCTGGTCGGCGAGAACGGCTCGGGCAAGACCACCCTCGCCAAGCTGCTCGCGGGCCTCTACCGCCCCGACGAGGGCCGGATCAGCTGGGACGGCCAGGACATTGCCGACCTCAGCGCGAGCAGCCTGCGGGATCGGGTCACCGTGCTCTTCCAGGACTTCGTCAGGTACGCCCTGAGCGCGAGCGACAACATCCGCGTCGGGCGCATCACCGAACCCCTCGATCCCGCCCGCACAGCCGCCGCGGCGGAGGCCTCCGGCGCGCTCGGCTTCCTGGAGCGGCTGCCGGACCGGATGGAGACACCGCTCTCCCCCATCTTCGAGGGCGGTGTCGACCTCTCCGGCGGCCAGTGGCAGCGGGTGGCGCTCGCCCGCGCCCTCTACCGTGACGCTCCTCTGGTCATCCTCGACGAACCCAGCGCCGCCCTCGACCCGCGAGCCGAGCACGAGCTCTTCGCGGCGCTGCGGTCCTCGCTTCAGGGACGTACGGCGCTGTTCATCTCGCACCGCTTCTCGACCGTGCGGGGCGCCGACCGCATCTACGTCCTCGACGCCGGCCGGGTCGTCGAGGAAGGTGACCACGACGCGTTGATCGCGCGCGGCGGGCGCTACGCGGAGCTCTTCCACCTGCAGTCCGAGGCGTACGTCACCGGCCAGGCACCCCGATGA
- a CDS encoding glycosyltransferase — MTRARASVVIPAHDEAAGIGRLLHRLLDTAEPGELEVVVAANASTDATVSVTSGFAGVTVLDLPVASKVAALNAADEVATVFPRIYLDADIDLTLDSLRLVVDELSGGTPAAAPAIVVDTRGCGPGVRAYYAIWSRLGYARHHLLGAGVYGLSEAGRARFGRFPDVLNDDQFVYDHFRHDERVNPPGSTFTVRAPRTLRAVYRRGTRIALGNLQLRTLGRPVTAPGPTWRGVLLAEPWLAPAVAAYVAMKVLMRTAAARRLRSGSFGDWGRDDSSRVAP; from the coding sequence ATGACCCGAGCGAGGGCGAGCGTGGTGATCCCGGCCCATGACGAGGCGGCCGGGATCGGACGGCTGCTGCATCGCCTGCTCGACACCGCCGAGCCCGGAGAGCTCGAGGTCGTCGTGGCCGCGAACGCCTCGACCGACGCGACCGTGTCGGTCACCTCGGGCTTCGCCGGAGTCACGGTCCTCGACCTGCCGGTCGCCTCCAAGGTCGCCGCGCTCAACGCCGCGGACGAGGTCGCCACCGTGTTCCCCCGCATCTACCTCGATGCCGACATCGATCTCACCCTGGACAGCCTCCGCCTGGTCGTCGACGAGCTCTCCGGGGGAACCCCGGCGGCGGCCCCGGCGATCGTCGTGGACACCCGCGGCTGCGGCCCCGGCGTACGTGCCTACTACGCGATCTGGTCGCGACTCGGCTACGCCCGACATCACCTGCTCGGAGCAGGCGTCTACGGTCTGTCCGAGGCCGGCCGGGCTCGCTTCGGGCGATTCCCGGACGTGCTCAACGACGACCAGTTCGTCTATGACCACTTCCGACACGACGAACGGGTCAACCCGCCGGGCTCGACGTTCACCGTCCGCGCCCCACGCACGCTGCGCGCCGTCTACCGTCGTGGCACCCGGATCGCGCTCGGCAACCTGCAGCTGCGCACGCTCGGGCGGCCGGTCACCGCCCCCGGGCCGACCTGGAGGGGTGTCCTGCTCGCCGAGCCGTGGCTGGCCCCGGCCGTCGCCGCGTACGTCGCGATGAAGGTGCTCATGAGGACCGCGGCCGCGCGACGGCTGCGGTCCGGGTCATTCGGCGACTGGGGCCGCGACGACAGCAGCCGGGTCGCGCCGTGA
- a CDS encoding O-antigen ligase family protein has protein sequence MSLPSRARWLPTLDAATLVGVTLVVMAVVPARAVVPPLGAAGIPALLLGLGMLLLCVLARLSTGLFVPGPNALRWALIGFIAAYALGYVIGYHRALSEAGQSEADRTLLRMLGLAGISLFIIDGIRDRARLVAALRWLLGGGAAMAVVGLLQFVAQIDLVPMLVPPGLVLNHELIGADTERSAMFARVASTANHYIEFGVVMAMLVPLGLHFILHGSTRLRRQLAVVATGVIAFASLASLSRSAMLALIVVGLVMVPAWTGRARFNLLCVGGVFVVGVAAVSPGLLGTYRSLFIRVDSDPSITGRTMDYALVWPMVNEHPWLGHGLAQVTIEDIILDNQYLLSLLLVGITGTVALLAVLLIAAFMAKWVARTAVDAEARHLGHVLAAPIVAAFVVFGTFDALAFSSYAVLLFAFVGFAGALWRIDRGVYRRRSRRDPAAVVAAPVAE, from the coding sequence GTGAGCCTGCCGTCCCGTGCTCGGTGGCTGCCGACGCTGGACGCCGCGACGCTGGTCGGGGTGACGCTGGTGGTGATGGCGGTCGTGCCCGCGCGTGCCGTGGTCCCACCGCTGGGCGCGGCCGGGATCCCGGCGCTGCTGCTCGGCCTGGGGATGCTGCTGCTCTGCGTGCTCGCACGACTCTCGACCGGGCTGTTCGTCCCCGGTCCGAACGCGCTGCGGTGGGCGCTGATCGGGTTCATCGCCGCGTACGCCCTCGGTTATGTCATCGGCTACCACCGGGCGCTGTCGGAGGCGGGACAGTCGGAGGCGGACCGTACGCTGCTGCGCATGCTCGGGCTCGCCGGGATCAGCCTGTTCATCATCGACGGGATCCGGGACCGTGCCCGGCTGGTCGCCGCGCTGCGGTGGCTGCTGGGCGGCGGCGCGGCCATGGCCGTCGTCGGACTGCTCCAGTTCGTGGCGCAGATCGACCTGGTCCCGATGCTGGTGCCCCCGGGGCTGGTCCTCAACCACGAGCTCATCGGCGCGGACACCGAGCGGTCGGCGATGTTCGCCAGGGTCGCCTCGACGGCGAACCACTACATCGAGTTCGGCGTGGTGATGGCGATGCTGGTGCCGCTCGGGCTCCACTTCATCCTCCACGGCAGCACTCGACTGCGGCGGCAGCTGGCGGTCGTGGCGACCGGGGTCATCGCGTTCGCCAGCCTCGCCTCGCTCTCGCGCAGCGCGATGCTGGCGCTGATCGTGGTGGGTCTGGTGATGGTGCCGGCCTGGACCGGCCGGGCACGGTTCAACCTGCTGTGCGTCGGCGGGGTGTTCGTGGTGGGCGTCGCCGCCGTCTCGCCGGGGCTGCTGGGGACCTACCGGTCGCTGTTCATCCGCGTCGACTCCGACCCGAGCATCACCGGCCGGACGATGGACTACGCGCTGGTGTGGCCGATGGTCAACGAGCATCCGTGGCTCGGACACGGGCTGGCGCAGGTCACGATCGAGGACATCATCCTCGACAACCAGTATCTGCTCAGCCTCCTCCTCGTCGGCATCACCGGCACGGTGGCTCTGCTCGCTGTGCTCCTGATCGCGGCTTTCATGGCCAAGTGGGTGGCCCGCACGGCCGTGGACGCGGAGGCACGACACCTCGGGCACGTCCTGGCCGCCCCGATCGTGGCGGCGTTCGTCGTCTTCGGCACCTTCGACGCGCTGGCCTTCTCGAGCTACGCGGTGCTGCTCTTCGCCTTCGTCGGGTTCGCCGGCGCGCTGTGGCGTATCGACAGGGGCGTCTACCGGCGCCGCTCACGGCGCGACCCGGCTGCTGTCGTCGCGGCCCCAGTCGCCGAATGA